Proteins encoded by one window of Melospiza melodia melodia isolate bMelMel2 chromosome 9, bMelMel2.pri, whole genome shotgun sequence:
- the LOC134421996 gene encoding lysosomal acid lipase/cholesteryl ester hydrolase-like, translated as MWCLLVLLCSQGIAFSAGFSAGFSAASSAGVDTSRCKKSRNPECFMNVSEIIRYHGYPSEEYEVTTEDGYILGVYRIPAGRNDRNTGQRPAVFLQHAFLGDATHWISNLPSNSLGFMLADAGYDVWLGNSRGNTWSLKHKTLKPCQKEFWQFSFHEMGKYDIPAELNFVMNKTGQKDVYYIGHSEGSTSGFIAFYMYPELAKRVKVFFALGPVTACPHATSPLIKITNLPEPLLRLIFGCKGAAHQIEFLKGPVTQLCTSLDKFCAHVLCYIAGGSVKNINTSRVDMYVGHSPAGTSAHNIFHWRQLAHTDRFQAYDYGSKENMKKYNQTAPPAYKIEEIKVPTAVWSGGQDTFADPTDMARLLPRITNLIYHEHFPTWGHLDFIWGLDATEKMYLKIIELLRKYF; from the exons ATGTGGTGCCTCCTcgtgctgctctgctcccagggaattgCCTTTTCAGCAGGATTCTCAGCAGGATTCTCAGCAGCCTCCAGTGCAGGTGTTGACACAAGCCGCTGCAAGAAGAGTCGCAACCCGGAATGCTTCATGAATGTT AGTGAAATTATCAGGTATCATGGATACCCCAGTGAGGAATATGAAGTTACAACAGAAGATGGATACATTCTTGGTGTTTACAGAATTCCTGCTGGGAGGAATGACCGAAATACAG GGCAAAGGCCTGCAGTGTTCCTGCAACATGCTTTTCTAGGAGATGCTACTCACTGGATTTCCAACCTGCCCAGCAACAGCTTGGGCTTCATGCTTGCAGATGCTGGCTATGATGTCTGGTTGGGAAACAGCAGAGGGAACACCTGGTCTCTAAAACACAAGACCCTTAAGCCCTGCCAGAAGGAGTTCTGGCAGTTCAG CTTCCATGAAATGGGTAAATATGATATTCCAGCAGAACTGAACTTCGTCATGAATAAAACTGGACAGAAGGATGTTTACTATATTGGTCACTCTGAAGGGTCAACTTCAG GCTTCATAGCATTCTACATGTACCCCGAGCTGGCTAAACGGGTGAAAGTGTTCTttgctctgggcccagtgactgCATGCCCACATGCTACAAGCCCTCTCATTAAGATAACAAATCTTCCTGAACCACTGCTCAGG TTAATATttggctgcaaaggagctgccCACCAGATCGAGTTTCTGAAAGGACCCGTGACACAGCTCTGTACAAGCCTGGATAAGTTTTGTGCCCATGTTCTCTGTTACATAGCTGGAGGCAGTGTAAAAAATATCAACACG AGTCGAGTAGATATGTACGTAGGACATTCCCCAGCTGGGACATCGGCACACAACATTTTTCATTGGCGACAG CTAGCACATACAGACCGGTTTCAAGCTTATGACTATGGCTCTAAGGAAAACATGAAGAAATACAACCAG ACTGCTCCTCCTGCATACAAGATAGAGGAGATAAAGGTGCCAACTGCTGTATGGAGTGGTGGACAGGACACGTTTGCAGACCCAACAGACATGGCAAGGCTTCTTCCTCGGATCACTAACCTCATTTACCATGAGCATTTTCCTACATGGGGACATCTTGATTTCATCTGGGGCCTTGATGCAACTGAGAAAATGTATTTGAAAATCATTGAattattaagaaaatatttttga
- the LOC134421997 gene encoding lipase member M-like, which yields MTLGTREKIWLFVAVTYLFQTVAYSEELRRMKRVVDPEAFMSINELITYKGYPSEEYEVVTEDGYTITINRIPYGTQNQGSTASRPVVFLQHGLLGDARNWVTNLPNNSLGFLLADAGFDVWMGNSRGNRWSRKHQKYSVDQDEFWAFSFDEMAKFDLPAAINFILEKTGQEKLYYIGYSQGTTIAFIAFSTMPELAQKIKLFFALAPVTAIKYAKGPATKLLYLPEKMLRGMLGNREFLPQTECLTKIIAPVCSYQAFSRLCRSVFFNLGGCNLKNIDVSRINVYIAQTTAGTSVQNIIHWSQEARSGKFQAYDWGSSKKNMEKYQQTIPPLYNIEEMTVPTAVWTGGRDRLADPKDAAILLSKIKKLSYHKKIPEWAHLDFIWGLDAPLHVYNEIIDLMQKYP from the exons ATGACTTTGGGCACAAG GGAGAAGATATGGCTGTTTGTTGCTGTGACATATTTGTTTCAGACAGTTGCTTATTCAGAAGAACTGAGAAGAATGAAGAGAGTTGTGGATCCTGAAGCCTTTATGAGTATT AATGAGCTCATTACTTACAAAGGGTACCCCAGTGAGGAGTATGAAGTGGTGACAGAAGATGGTTATACCATTACCATTAACAGAATCCCTTATGGTACTCAGAATCAAGGAAGCACAG cTTCAAGGCCTGTTGTGTTTCTCCAGCATGGATTATTGGGAGATGCTCGTAACTGGGTCACCAACTTGCCCAACAACAGCTTGGGCTTCCTGCTAGCTGATGCTGGATTTGATGTTTGGATGGGAAATAGCAGAGGCAATCGCTGGTCAAGAAAACACCAGAAGTATTCCGTTGATCAAGATGAATTCTGGGCTTTCAG TTTTGATGAGATGGCAAAGTTTGATCTTCCAGCAGCAATAAATTTCATTTTGGAGAAAACGGGACAGGAAAAATTGTACTATATTGGCTATTCTCAAGGTACTACCATTG ctttcatTGCATTTTCAACAATGCCAGAGCTGGCTCAAAAAATCAAACTCTTCTTTGCATTGGCACCTGTCACTGCTATTAAGTACGCTAAAGGCCCAGCAACAAAACTCCTCTACCTTCCTGAGAAAATGCTCAGG ggtaTGCTGGGCAACAGAGAATTCCTTCCCCAGACTGAGTGTTTAACAAAGATAATAGCCCCTGTCTGCAGCTACCAAGCTTTTTCCAGGCTTTGTAGAAGTGTCTTCTTCAATCTGGGTGGCTGTAACCTGAAAAACATTGATGTG AGCCGAATCAACGTGTATATTGCCCAAACCACTGCTGGAACTTCTGTGCAGAACATAATCCACTGGAGTCAG GAGGCCCGCTCAGGGAAGTTCCAAGCTTATGACTGGGGCAGTTCAAAGAAGAACATGGAAAAATACCAACAG actaTTCCTCCTCTCTACAACATAGAAGAGATGACTGTACCAACTGCAGTATGGACTGGGGGACGAGACCGGCTGGCAGATCCCAAGGATGCAGCCATTTTACTGTCCAAAATCAAGAAGCTTAGCTATCACAAGAAGATTCCTGAATGGGCACACCTGGATTTCATCTGGGGACTGGATGCACCTTTACATGTGTACAATGAAATTATTGACCTGATGCAGAAGTATCCTTAA